One window of Candidatus Regiella endosymbiont of Tuberolachnus salignus genomic DNA carries:
- the asd gene encoding aspartate-semialdehyde dehydrogenase, translating to MKKTVGFIGWRGMVGSVLMQRMEEENDFEAIEPVFFSTSQKSDKKVSVIKSLADTLLEDAYDINKLSNMDIIISCQGGDYTNKIYPQLRDSGWQGYWIDAASALRMKDDAIIILDPVNKKQIQQGIDKGIKTFVGGNCTVSLMLMSLGGLFANDLVEWASVATYQAASGGGAKHMRELLTQMGALHKEVITELDNPASAILDIERKVTEKTNSSNLPTDNFGVPLAGSLIPWIDSALQNGQSREEWKGQAETNKILARKNIIPIDGLCVRIGALRCHSQAFTLKLKKDLPLPEIEQLLAEHNKWVEVIPNDRKNTMSKLTPAAVTGSLKTPVGRLRKLNMGSTYLSAFTVGDQLLWGAAEPLRRMLRILKEK from the coding sequence ATGAAAAAAACAGTAGGTTTTATCGGCTGGCGTGGCATGGTCGGTTCCGTGCTGATGCAACGTATGGAAGAAGAAAACGATTTTGAGGCTATCGAGCCAGTATTTTTCTCTACGTCACAAAAAAGCGACAAAAAGGTTTCAGTGATCAAAAGTCTAGCTGATACCCTCTTAGAAGATGCTTATGATATTAATAAATTGTCAAATATGGACATCATTATCAGCTGTCAAGGCGGCGATTATACCAACAAGATTTATCCACAATTACGTGACAGCGGATGGCAAGGTTATTGGATCGACGCCGCCTCCGCTCTACGCATGAAAGATGACGCCATTATTATTTTGGATCCGGTTAATAAAAAGCAGATTCAGCAGGGCATAGATAAAGGCATCAAAACCTTTGTTGGTGGTAACTGTACCGTTAGCCTGATGTTAATGTCACTGGGCGGATTATTTGCTAATGATTTGGTTGAATGGGCTTCTGTCGCCACTTATCAGGCAGCTTCCGGAGGCGGAGCAAAACATATGCGTGAATTGCTCACGCAAATGGGTGCTTTACATAAAGAGGTCATAACAGAATTGGACAATCCTGCATCAGCCATTCTTGATATTGAACGAAAGGTAACGGAAAAAACCAACAGTAGTAATTTACCCACCGATAATTTCGGTGTACCGCTGGCCGGCAGTTTGATCCCGTGGATTGATAGCGCCCTTCAAAACGGGCAAAGCCGTGAAGAATGGAAGGGTCAGGCAGAGACCAACAAAATATTAGCACGCAAAAATATCATTCCGATTGATGGTTTATGCGTACGTATTGGAGCCCTGCGTTGCCATAGTCAAGCTTTTACCTTGAAACTAAAAAAAGATCTTCCCTTGCCAGAAATTGAACAATTGCTTGCTGAGCATAACAAGTGGGTAGAGGTGATCCCCAATGATCGCAAGAATACAATGAGTAAACTCACTCCAGCAGCCGTCACTGGCAGCTTAAAAACGCCTGTTGGGCGCTTACGTAAACTCAATATGGGATCAACGTATTTATCGGCATTCACCGTAGGGGATCAATTACTGTGGGGTGCCGCAGAGCCACTGCGGCGTATGCTGCGGATCCTTAAAGAAAAATAA
- a CDS encoding TerC family protein: MFEWIADPNAWLALGTLTILEIILGIDNIIFLSLVVAKLPKAQQNKARRIGLSAAMLMRLTLLASITWVIGLTKPLFTLAEHAISTRDLILFFGGLFLIWKSTKEIYDSIIGDENYHSSHVSSFASAIIQIMLLDIIFSLDSVITAVGLSDHLFIMMTAVIVAVGVMMFAARPIGEFVNNYPSVKMLALAFLILVGVTLMLESIQVQIPKGYIYFSLFFSISVESLNWLRGRKRNKEEGNK, from the coding sequence ATGTTTGAATGGATTGCTGATCCAAATGCTTGGTTAGCTCTGGGTACACTCACTATCCTAGAGATTATTTTAGGTATAGATAATATTATTTTCTTATCTTTGGTCGTGGCAAAATTGCCTAAAGCACAACAAAATAAAGCGAGAAGGATTGGTTTATCTGCTGCGATGTTGATGCGTTTAACTTTGTTGGCGTCTATTACCTGGGTCATTGGTTTAACGAAGCCTCTTTTTACTCTTGCAGAACATGCTATTTCAACACGTGATTTGATCTTGTTTTTCGGCGGGTTATTTTTAATTTGGAAGTCGACTAAAGAAATTTATGACTCGATCATTGGGGATGAAAATTATCACAGTAGCCATGTGAGTTCTTTTGCTAGCGCTATCATACAAATTATGTTGTTAGACATTATTTTTAGTTTAGATTCCGTCATCACGGCGGTTGGGCTTTCTGATCATCTGTTTATTATGATGACCGCCGTTATCGTTGCTGTCGGTGTGATGATGTTTGCCGCCCGGCCTATTGGAGAGTTTGTCAATAATTACCCCTCGGTTAAAATGTTGGCGCTTGCTTTTTTGATTTTGGTTGGAGTGACTTTAATGTTGGAAAGCATTCAAGTACAAATACCTAAGGGATATATCTATTTCTCTCTGTTTTTTTCCATCAGCGTCGAAAGCTTAAATTGGTTACGAGGTAGAAAGAGAAATAAAGAGGAAGGAAATAAGTGA
- the kup gene encoding low affinity potassium transporter Kup, with protein sequence MNTERKQSLLAITLSTIGIVFGDIGTSSLYTLRECFSSHYALDVRPDVVFGFLSLIFWLLVLSVSLKYLTFVMRADNAGEGGILTLMLLSGRNTSERITAKLVTIGLIGASFFYGEVVITPAMSVMSAIEGLHIVAPSLQHYILPCSIAVLTLLFAIQKKGTAKVGKLFAPVMLIWFLTLGVLGLRSIIANPEVLNALHPKWAVTFFINYKMVSFFALGSVVLAVTGVEALYTDMGHFGKRSIRLGWFILVFPSLVLNYFGQGALLLKNPEAVRNPFFLLAPDWAMIPLLILATLATVIASQAVISGVFSLTRQAVHLGYLPPMRIINTSEIESGQIYIPVINWLLYIAVIFVILGFGHSSNLANAYGIAVTGTMIITSVLFCTVIFKNWHWDRLVVIVLLLLLLSIDIPLFAANALKFFSGGWLPLMLGLVMFTIMTTWKNGQICLLRRMHEHGNSLHAMITSLEKSPPMSVPGTAVYMSRAANVIPCALLCNLKHNKILHERILLLTLQTENTPYVHNIRRVTIKKLSPTFFQICARYGFKETPNVEEIFYLCSLENLSCQMIETSFFMSYESIFLTKRPWYLSFRGKLFILLKRNALRASDQFEIPPNRIIELSIQVRI encoded by the coding sequence ATGAATACAGAACGTAAACAGTCTTTATTAGCGATAACACTTTCCACAATAGGTATTGTTTTCGGTGATATAGGGACAAGTTCTCTTTACACTTTACGTGAATGTTTTTCTTCTCATTACGCTTTGGATGTTCGTCCTGATGTGGTATTTGGATTCTTGTCACTGATTTTTTGGCTGTTAGTTTTAAGTGTTTCACTAAAATATTTAACTTTTGTTATGCGGGCGGATAACGCGGGCGAGGGCGGGATTTTAACCTTGATGTTGTTGTCTGGGCGTAACACTTCTGAGCGTATTACCGCAAAATTAGTTACGATCGGTCTCATTGGCGCCAGTTTTTTTTATGGTGAAGTGGTGATAACACCGGCCATGTCTGTGATGTCAGCGATAGAAGGATTACACATTGTTGCTCCTTCGTTACAGCATTACATTTTGCCTTGTTCAATAGCGGTATTAACTTTGCTTTTTGCTATTCAAAAAAAAGGAACGGCTAAAGTAGGGAAACTCTTCGCTCCTGTTATGTTGATATGGTTTTTAACTTTAGGGGTTCTAGGCCTGCGTAGTATTATTGCTAATCCTGAAGTATTGAATGCACTTCATCCAAAATGGGCGGTCACCTTTTTTATCAACTATAAAATGGTTTCTTTTTTTGCGTTGGGTTCGGTGGTACTGGCCGTTACGGGCGTAGAAGCCTTATATACTGATATGGGGCATTTTGGTAAACGTTCTATTCGATTAGGTTGGTTTATTCTTGTATTTCCTTCTTTAGTGCTTAATTATTTTGGCCAGGGTGCGTTATTATTAAAAAATCCTGAAGCTGTCAGAAATCCTTTCTTTTTACTCGCCCCAGATTGGGCAATGATCCCTCTATTGATATTAGCAACACTGGCAACGGTTATTGCTTCACAGGCTGTTATCTCCGGCGTATTTTCTCTTACTCGACAAGCGGTACATTTAGGTTATTTACCGCCAATGCGTATTATTAATACATCAGAAATAGAGTCAGGCCAGATTTATATACCAGTCATTAACTGGCTTTTATATATTGCTGTTATATTTGTGATCTTAGGTTTTGGACATTCGAGTAATTTAGCTAATGCTTATGGTATCGCTGTAACAGGGACTATGATTATCACCAGTGTTCTTTTTTGCACGGTAATATTTAAAAACTGGCACTGGGATCGTCTCGTTGTTATTGTTTTATTGTTGCTATTATTGAGTATCGATATTCCATTATTTGCGGCTAATGCCTTAAAATTTTTTTCGGGGGGGTGGCTGCCGCTCATGTTGGGGTTGGTGATGTTTACTATTATGACCACCTGGAAAAATGGGCAGATTTGCCTGTTACGCAGGATGCATGAACACGGCAATTCGTTGCATGCCATGATAACTTCGTTGGAAAAATCACCGCCCATGAGCGTGCCGGGTACAGCAGTTTATATGTCACGTGCTGCCAATGTTATCCCTTGTGCATTATTATGTAATCTAAAACACAATAAAATATTACATGAAAGAATACTTTTGTTGACTCTGCAGACAGAAAATACGCCTTATGTACATAATATTCGTCGGGTTACAATTAAAAAACTGTCACCCACTTTTTTTCAGATCTGTGCGCGCTATGGTTTTAAAGAGACGCCAAATGTGGAAGAAATTTTTTATCTTTGTAGTTTAGAAAATTTATCATGTCAAATGATAGAAACATCGTTTTTTATGTCGTATGAATCGATTTTTTTAACTAAACGACCCTGGTATCTCTCTTTTCGTGGCAAATTGTTTATTTTACTTAAACGCAACGCCTTACGTGCCTCAGATCAATTTGAAATACCACCTAATAGGATAATTGAATTAAGTATACAGGTAAGAATTTAA
- the mutH gene encoding DNA mismatch repair endonuclease MutH has product MCNLISVPPLRDENQLLLRAQALSGFTLGELAMKAQWHMPANLKRAKGWVGVLLEFHLGAKAGSKPEQDFADIGIELKTIPVNAQGRALETTFVCVAPLTGNSGVIWESCHLRNKLSRVLWIPVEGERQIPLAERRVGTPLLWSPSAEEEKQLRDDWEELMDLIVLGNVESIRAHHGEILQLRPKAANGQSLTEAVGKQGQRIMTLPRGFYLKKNFTNKLLSRYFSI; this is encoded by the coding sequence GTGTGTAATTTAATTTCTGTCCCTCCCCTCCGTGATGAAAATCAGCTTTTGCTCCGTGCTCAGGCTTTATCGGGATTTACCTTGGGTGAATTAGCGATGAAAGCGCAATGGCATATGCCTGCCAATTTGAAAAGAGCAAAAGGTTGGGTAGGCGTATTATTAGAATTTCATCTTGGTGCGAAAGCAGGAAGTAAGCCTGAGCAGGATTTTGCTGATATCGGCATTGAACTAAAAACTATCCCAGTGAATGCTCAAGGCAGAGCATTGGAAACCACTTTTGTTTGTGTGGCACCATTAACGGGCAATAGTGGGGTGATTTGGGAGAGCTGTCATCTTCGCAATAAACTTTCCCGGGTTTTATGGATCCCTGTAGAAGGTGAAAGGCAGATCCCTTTAGCAGAGCGCCGTGTTGGTACTCCTTTGTTATGGAGTCCAAGTGCAGAGGAAGAAAAACAGCTCCGCGACGATTGGGAAGAGCTGATGGATTTGATTGTTTTAGGTAACGTGGAAAGTATTAGAGCGCACCATGGTGAGATTTTACAATTGCGTCCTAAAGCAGCGAATGGTCAGTCTTTAACCGAGGCAGTGGGTAAACAAGGGCAGCGTATCATGACCTTGCCTCGTGGTTTTTATTTGAAAAAAAACTTTACTAATAAATTATTATCTCGCTATTTTTCTATTTGA
- the rppH gene encoding RNA pyrophosphohydrolase, producing the protein MIDDDGYRPNVGIVICNRQGQVLWARRCGQHSWQFPQGGINADETPEQAMYRELFEEVGLSKKNVRILASTRSWLRYKLPKRLVRWDTKPVCVGQKQKWFLLQLTSDDSNINMQQSNPPEFDGWLWVSYWYPVRQVVSFKRDVYRRVMKEFAAAVITTQLMPALSISKIPATSLPKKC; encoded by the coding sequence GTGATCGATGATGATGGCTACCGCCCAAATGTTGGTATTGTCATTTGTAACCGGCAGGGACAGGTTTTATGGGCTCGCCGTTGCGGTCAACATTCCTGGCAATTTCCTCAGGGCGGCATTAATGCAGATGAAACACCAGAACAGGCAATGTACCGTGAACTTTTTGAAGAGGTGGGTTTAAGTAAAAAGAACGTTCGCATATTGGCCTCTACCCGTAGTTGGTTACGTTATAAATTACCTAAACGTTTGGTTCGTTGGGATACGAAACCCGTGTGTGTAGGCCAGAAACAAAAATGGTTTTTACTTCAATTAACCAGTGATGATAGCAATATCAACATGCAACAGAGCAATCCGCCAGAATTTGACGGTTGGCTTTGGGTAAGCTACTGGTATCCTGTACGTCAAGTGGTCTCTTTTAAACGTGATGTATACCGTCGAGTGATGAAGGAATTCGCCGCTGCTGTGATAACAACACAGCTTATGCCCGCTCTATCAATATCAAAAATACCGGCAACGTCTCTACCAAAAAAATGTTAA
- the mnmG gene encoding tRNA uridine-5-carboxymethylaminomethyl(34) synthesis enzyme MnmG, with the protein MFCPEQFDVIIIGGGHAGTEAAMASARMGCQTLLLTHNIETLGEMSCNPAIGGIGKGHLVKEIDALGGLMGKAIDQAGIQFRILNSSKGPAVRATRAQADRALYRQAIRNALEKQKNLSIFAQTVEDLIIENNSVAGAVTKTGQRFQAKAVILTVGTFLDGKIHIGLENHSGGRAGDPASITLSRRLKELPLRVNRLKTGTPPRIDAKTIDFSQLTVQLGDTPIPSFSFLNHLTQRPKQIACHITHTNKKTHEIIRNNLDRSPMYTGEIEGIGPRYCPSIEDKIVRFADRDTHQIFLEPEGLNSNEIYPNGISTSLPLDTQINLIHSIKGMENACIIRPGYAIEYDYFDPRDLKNTLESKYLHGLFFAGQINGTTGYEEAAAQGLLAGLNAARLAKGKEGWSPRRDEAYLGVLVDDLSTLGTKEPYRMFTSRAEYRLMLREDNADLRLTEIGRGLGLVDDDRWKHYCEKVEKIEKERQRLRNTWISPQSPHIMQINELLKTPLSKEANGEELLRRPEINYHNLTTLNLFGPALQDYQAAAQVEIQTKYQGYIERQQEEITKQLRNENTKLSINTNYHEIPGLSNEVIAKLNDHKPHSIGQASRISGITPAAISILLIWLKKQSLLRRSA; encoded by the coding sequence ATGTTTTGTCCAGAACAATTTGACGTTATCATCATCGGCGGGGGGCATGCAGGCACTGAAGCTGCTATGGCCAGCGCTCGCATGGGATGTCAAACCTTGTTACTAACTCACAACATCGAAACCTTAGGCGAAATGTCTTGCAACCCTGCCATTGGAGGGATCGGCAAGGGGCATCTGGTAAAAGAGATCGACGCACTAGGTGGCCTAATGGGAAAAGCCATCGACCAAGCTGGCATTCAATTTAGAATTTTAAATTCCAGCAAAGGTCCCGCAGTCAGGGCTACCAGAGCGCAAGCAGACAGAGCACTGTATCGGCAAGCGATACGTAACGCGTTAGAAAAACAAAAAAATCTTTCCATTTTCGCTCAAACTGTCGAAGACCTGATCATCGAAAATAATTCTGTAGCGGGTGCAGTGACAAAGACTGGCCAAAGATTCCAAGCCAAAGCCGTAATTTTAACCGTTGGTACCTTCCTCGACGGTAAAATCCATATTGGCTTAGAAAATCACAGCGGGGGTCGTGCAGGAGACCCTGCATCAATCACATTGTCACGTCGCTTAAAAGAACTTCCACTACGAGTCAATCGTTTAAAAACAGGCACTCCACCCCGTATCGATGCAAAAACTATCGACTTTAGTCAATTAACCGTGCAGTTAGGTGACACGCCTATCCCAAGCTTTTCTTTCCTAAACCATCTGACACAACGACCAAAACAGATTGCATGTCATATCACTCACACTAATAAAAAAACACATGAAATCATCAGAAACAATCTTGATCGTAGTCCGATGTACACAGGAGAAATTGAAGGAATCGGCCCCCGCTACTGCCCATCGATTGAAGATAAAATAGTTCGCTTTGCCGACCGTGATACCCATCAAATTTTTTTAGAGCCTGAGGGATTAAACAGTAACGAGATCTACCCAAATGGCATCTCAACCAGTCTGCCTTTAGACACTCAAATAAATCTCATCCACTCGATAAAGGGAATGGAAAACGCGTGCATCATCCGCCCCGGCTATGCCATTGAATATGATTATTTTGATCCACGTGATTTAAAAAACACGTTAGAAAGCAAATATCTCCACGGACTCTTCTTTGCCGGCCAAATCAACGGCACTACCGGTTATGAAGAGGCCGCTGCACAAGGCTTACTCGCAGGGCTAAATGCAGCACGTTTGGCTAAAGGAAAAGAAGGCTGGTCACCAAGACGTGATGAAGCTTATCTTGGCGTCTTAGTAGACGACTTAAGCACGCTAGGTACCAAAGAACCCTACCGCATGTTTACTTCTAGGGCTGAATACCGATTAATGCTACGTGAAGATAACGCTGATTTACGTTTAACTGAAATAGGTCGTGGCTTAGGTTTAGTTGATGATGATCGATGGAAACATTACTGTGAGAAAGTTGAGAAAATAGAAAAAGAACGCCAACGTTTGCGTAATACCTGGATATCTCCTCAATCACCACATATTATGCAAATCAATGAATTACTTAAAACGCCATTATCAAAAGAAGCCAATGGTGAAGAATTATTACGCCGGCCAGAAATTAATTATCATAACCTGACTACACTTAATTTATTTGGCCCCGCACTGCAAGATTATCAAGCTGCCGCTCAAGTTGAAATTCAAACAAAATATCAGGGATATATTGAACGTCAGCAAGAAGAAATCACAAAACAATTACGTAATGAAAATACAAAATTATCCATTAATACCAATTACCACGAAATACCTGGCCTATCAAACGAAGTGATCGCCAAACTTAATGATCATAAACCGCATTCCATTGGGCAAGCATCACGTATTTCAGGTATTACCCCTGCCGCCATATCTATTTTGCTTATTTGGCTAAAAAAACAAAGTTTATTACGCCGCAGTGCTTAA
- a CDS encoding YhbP family protein: MNNAESLAEICHFLREQHVLTLCAKRSDDMWCANCFYFFDQDKMALYLMTEPTTHHAKLMQINPQVVGTIANQPHQIELIKGIQYRGDITVLTKERDTSMRKRYCHRFPAAKGATTPLWQLCLREIKMTNNTLGFAKKLFWRREE; this comes from the coding sequence GTGAATAATGCTGAAAGCCTTGCAGAAATTTGCCATTTTTTGCGCGAACAGCATGTACTCACACTCTGCGCAAAGCGTAGTGATGATATGTGGTGCGCGAATTGTTTTTATTTTTTTGATCAAGACAAGATGGCGTTATATTTGATGACTGAACCGACCACCCATCATGCGAAGTTAATGCAGATTAATCCACAGGTTGTCGGGACTATTGCCAACCAGCCCCATCAAATCGAATTAATCAAAGGTATTCAGTATCGCGGTGATATTACTGTGCTAACAAAAGAGCGGGATACCTCGATGCGTAAGCGTTATTGCCACCGTTTCCCCGCTGCCAAAGGCGCGACAACCCCCCTTTGGCAGCTGTGTCTGCGGGAAATCAAAATGACCAATAATACATTAGGGTTCGCTAAAAAATTGTTTTGGCGGCGTGAAGAATAA
- the mioC gene encoding FMN-binding protein MioC, whose translation MPHITLITGSTLGNTEDFAEDLTKKLQLAGFSTTLLHGPNLDELRLSGQWLVITSTHGAGELPDNLQLLSTQIKQQKPDLSQVYFGAIGLGDSSYDQFCGAIKKLEQQLIARGAIQMSKKLEIDVAKYPIPEIAAEKWLIDWMAKFSSD comes from the coding sequence ATGCCTCACATTACGCTAATCACCGGTAGCACACTCGGTAACACTGAAGATTTCGCTGAAGATTTAACCAAAAAATTACAATTGGCGGGGTTCAGTACCACACTTTTACATGGCCCTAATCTGGATGAACTGCGCCTATCAGGTCAGTGGCTAGTTATCACTTCAACCCATGGTGCAGGCGAGCTCCCGGATAATCTGCAACTTCTATCCACACAAATTAAACAACAAAAACCCGATCTATCTCAGGTCTATTTCGGCGCAATAGGTTTAGGCGACTCTAGCTACGATCAATTTTGTGGCGCAATCAAAAAATTAGAGCAGCAATTGATAGCGCGAGGCGCTATTCAAATGAGTAAAAAACTTGAGATTGATGTGGCTAAATATCCCATTCCAGAAATTGCGGCAGAAAAATGGTTAATTGATTGGATGGCTAAATTTTCATCAGATTAA
- the rbsB gene encoding ribose ABC transporter substrate-binding protein RbsB, giving the protein MKINKWVTLFILNFALSTQTMAKDTIALVVSTLNNPFFISLIEGAQKEAYKRGYELEVFDSKNNSATELLNVHSLISRTDIKFLLISTVNSNAVGNSIKLANEANIPVITLDRVAHQVKVKSHITSDNVLGSKMAGDFIANKLGDGAKVIQLEGIAISSGVRERAEGFKQSVKQHKFNLLASQPAYYDRTDGMHVMQELLATYPQVQAVFAQNDEMALGALHTLQNLGRTDVLVVGFDGTNDAVKAVKNGEMAATIAQQPEKIGAKGVEMADKVLKGEKIPRLTLISLKLVTQ; this is encoded by the coding sequence ATGAAAATAAATAAATGGGTTACCTTATTTATATTAAATTTTGCATTGAGCACCCAAACAATGGCTAAGGATACCATTGCGTTAGTCGTTTCTACTTTAAACAATCCATTTTTTATTTCGTTAATAGAAGGCGCACAAAAAGAAGCCTACAAACGGGGTTATGAATTAGAGGTGTTCGATTCGAAGAATAATTCAGCTACCGAGTTACTCAATGTACATTCTCTGATTAGCCGTACTGATATTAAATTTCTGTTAATTAGTACGGTAAATTCCAATGCGGTAGGTAATTCTATTAAATTAGCCAATGAGGCTAATATCCCTGTTATCACTTTGGATCGCGTCGCCCATCAGGTGAAAGTAAAAAGTCATATTACGTCTGATAATGTATTAGGTTCAAAAATGGCGGGGGATTTTATTGCGAATAAACTCGGGGATGGCGCTAAAGTGATACAATTGGAAGGTATTGCTATTTCTTCTGGCGTTCGCGAACGGGCTGAAGGGTTCAAACAATCAGTAAAACAACATAAGTTCAATTTATTAGCCAGTCAGCCAGCATATTATGATCGCACCGATGGTATGCACGTGATGCAAGAATTGTTAGCCACTTACCCACAGGTTCAAGCGGTGTTTGCACAGAATGATGAGATGGCGTTGGGTGCATTGCACACGTTGCAAAATTTGGGAAGAACGGATGTGTTGGTGGTAGGATTTGACGGTACTAATGATGCCGTTAAAGCGGTAAAAAATGGAGAAATGGCGGCGACCATCGCTCAGCAACCAGAAAAGATTGGTGCAAAAGGCGTAGAAATGGCAGATAAAGTCTTAAAAGGTGAAAAAATACCCCGTCTTACCCTAATAAGTTTAAAGTTAGTCACTCAATAA